Proteins encoded together in one Quercus lobata isolate SW786 chromosome 3, ValleyOak3.0 Primary Assembly, whole genome shotgun sequence window:
- the LOC115979117 gene encoding uncharacterized protein LOC115979117, whose translation MASLWSRNTEVKNESNETMVVKVTRDPGNFKVKEFIIPAGDYIYMCYNDFGIEHNPDRPVNVRVYVGDEQKLYVRASRIRDSGKIVLGYENGMVTSTFIDIYMVARIGLIIKMKGATKKIKKLLGK comes from the exons ATGGCTAGCCTGTGGTCAAGGAACACTGAGGTTAAAAATGAGTCTAACGAAACTATGGTGGTGAAAGTGACCCGGGATCCTGGCAATTTTAAAGTCAAAGAATTTATAATCCCAGCTGGTGATTACATATATATGTGCTACAACGATTTCGGCATTGAACATAATCCAGATCGTCCTGTCAATGTTAGAGTTTATGTGGGAGATGAACAAAAGTTATATGTAAGAGCATCCAGAATAAGGGACAGTGGGAAAATTGTATTGGGCTACGAGAATGGCATGGTCACCTCCACTTTTATTGACATATATATGGTTGCCAGGATCGG ATTAATTATCAAGATGAAAGGTGCAACAAAGAAGATTAAAAAGTTGTTGGGGAAATAG
- the LOC115980435 gene encoding uncharacterized protein LOC115980435 — protein MAASPVNQTSLHHFRSKSFPTRAHPLISEFNEQLSRVRGSETTSSSSTSLSQKLIGLRGLHDCVENLLLLPCTQALAQEQHQKWFNELLDGSLRLLDVCGIARDALLQTKECARELQSTLRRRHGNKMELAREVEKYLASRKVVKKAMQKALKGMQTKLNCKKNEDLAMVSLLKELEAVTFLVFESLLTFIAGPKLQSKSNGWFVVSKLVHQKKVVCEDEETDANEFDKADSALQSLNSHKTSKSDYSILVQNVQNWMGKLESSIEDVEEVLECLSRHLVKTRVSFLNILNH, from the coding sequence ATGGCTGCATCTCCTGTCAACCAAACCTCCCTTCATCATTTTCGCTCCAAAAGTTTTCCCACAAGGGCACACCCGCTCATTTCAGAATTCAATGAACAATTGAGCAGAGTGAGAGGTTCTGAAACAACCtcttcatcatcaacatcattaAGCCAGAAACTCATTGGCCTTCGAGGTTTGCATGACTGTGTTGAAAACTTGCTGTTGTTGCCATGCACTCAAGCCTTAGCTCAAGAGCAGCATCAGAAATGGTTTAATGAGCTATTGGATGGATCTCTCAGGCTCTTGGATGTGTGTGGTATTGCAAGGGATGCATTGTTGCAAACAAAGGAATGCGCACGTGAACTTCAATCCACCCTGCGCAGAAGACATGGCAATAAAATGGAGCTTGCGAGGGAGGTTGAAAAATACTTGGCCTCAAGGAAGGTTGTGAAAAAGGCAATGCAGAAGGCCTTAAAGGGCATGCAAACTAAGTTGAACtgtaagaaaaatgaagatctAGCCATGGTGAGCTTGTTAAAAGAGCTAGAAGCTGTAACTTTCCTGGTCTTTGAATCACTATTGACCTTTATAGCTGGACCAAAGTTGCAATCCAAATCAAATGGTTGGTTTGTGGTTTCCAAGCTGGTGCACCAAAAAAAGGTAGTCTGTGAGGATGAAGAAACAGATGCAAATGAATTTGACAAGGCAGATTCAGCATTACAATCTCTCAATAGTCACAAGACAAGCAAATCCGATTACTCCATTCTTGTTCAAAATGTGCAGAACTGGATGGGAAAGTTGGAGTCAAGCATTGAAGATGTTGAAGAGGTGCTTGAATGTCTTTCTAGGCATCTAGTCAAAACCCGAGTTTCCTTTCTCAACATCCTCAACCACTAG
- the LOC115980431 gene encoding uncharacterized protein LOC115980431, which yields MAASPVNQTSVHHFHSNSFPTRAYPLISEFNDQMSRLRCSEATSSSSAPLSQKLIGLQDLNDSVDNLLLLPFAQALDQEQNRKWFNELLDGSLRLLDVCGIARDALLQTKECTRELQSTMRRRQGSKMELAREVEKYSASRKVIKKAMQKALKGMQTKLNSKKNEDLAIVRLLKELEAITILVFESLLTFIAAPKSQSKSSSWFVVSKLVHPKRIACEGEETDANEFEKVDLALKTLISHKTSKSDYSIHVQNMQNAMGKLESSIQDVEEVLECLSRRLVKTRVSFLNIHHH from the coding sequence ATGGCTGCCTCTCCTGTCAACCAAACCTCCGTTCACCATTTTCACTCTAACAGCTTTCCCACCAGAGCATACCCGCTCATTTCAGAATTCAACGACCAAATGAGCAGATTGAGATGTTCTGAAGCAACCTCTTCATCGTCAGCACCATTAAGCCAAAAACTAATTGGCCTTCAGGATTTGAATGACTCTGTTGATAACTTGCTCCTGTTGCCTTTTGCACAAGCCTTAGATCAAGAGCAGAATCGGAAATGGTTTAATGAGCTGTTGGATGGATCTCTCAGGCTCTTGGATGTGTGTGGTATTGCAAGGGATGCATTGTTGCAAACAAAGGAATGCACTCGTGAACTTCAATCAACCATGCGCAGAAGACAGGGCAGTAAAATGGAGCTTGCGAGGGAGGTTGAAAAATACTCGGCCTCTAGGAAGGTGATAAAAAAGGCAATGCAGAAGGCCTTAAAGGGCATGCAAACTAAGTTGAACtctaagaaaaatgaagatctTGCCATTGTTAGGTTGTTAAAAGAGCTAGAGGCTATAACTATCTTGGTTTTTGAATCACTCTTGACCTTCATAGCTGCGCCAAAGTCgcaatcaaaatcaagcagCTGGTTTGTAGTTTCCAAACTGGTACACCCCAAGAGAATAGCATGTGAGGGTGAAGAAACAGATGCAAATGAATTTGAGAAGGTAGATCTGGCATTAAAAACTCTCATTAGCCACAAGACAAGCAAATCTGATTACTCCATCCATGTTCAGAATATGCAGAACGCGATGGGGAAGCTGGAGTCAAGCATTCAAGATGTTGAAGAGGTGCTTGAATGTTTGTCTAGGCGTCTAGTCAAGACTCGAGTTTCCTTTCTCAACATCCACCACCACTAG
- the LOC115980434 gene encoding uncharacterized protein LOC115980434, translated as MAASPINHHFRSNSFPTRAHPLISEFNEQLSRLRCSEATFSSSTSLSEKLIGLQDLHDSVDNLLLLPFSQALAQEQNQKRFNELLDGSLGLLDVCGIARDALLQTKECTRELQSTLRRRHGNKMELAMEVEKYLASRKVAKKAIKKVLKGMQTKLNSKKNEDLAIVSLLKELEAGTILVFESLLTFISGSNLQSKSSGWFVVSKLVHPKRIACEGEETDGNDFEKVDEALQSLVSHKTSKCDYSIHVQNVQDWMGNLESSIQDVEEVLECLSRCLVNTRVSFLNILNH; from the coding sequence ATGGCTGCCTCTCCTATCAACCACCACTTTCGCTCTAACAGCTTTCCCACTAGAGCACACCCACTCATATCAGAATTCAACGAACAACTGAGCAGACTGAGATGTTCTGAAGCAACCTtttcatcatcaacatcattaAGCGAGAAACTCATTGGCCTTCAAGATTTGCATGACTCTGTTGATAACTTGCTCCTCTTGCCTTTTTCACAAGCCTTAGCCCAAGAGCAGAATCAGAAACGGTTTAATGAGCTGTTGGATGGATCTCTCGGGCTCTTGGATGTGTGTGGTATTGCAAGGGATGCATTGTTGCAAACAAAGGAATGCACTCGTGAACTTCAATCAACCCTGCGTAGAAGACATGGCAATAAAATGGAGCTTGCAATGGAGGTTGAAAAATACTTGGCCTCTAGGAAGGTGGCAAAGAAGGCAATTAAGAAGGTCTTAAAGGGTATGCAAACTAAGTTGAACtctaagaaaaatgaagatctAGCCATTGTTAGCTTGTTAAAAGAGCTAGAGGCTGGAACTATCTTGGTTTTTGAATCACTCTTGACCTTCATATCTGGATCAAATTTACAATCAAAATCAAGCGGCTGGTTTGTAGTTTCCAAGCTGGTGCACCCCAAGAGAATAGCATGTGAGGGTGAAGAAACAGATGGAAATGACTTTGAGAAGGTAGATGAAGCATTACAATCTCTTGTTAGTCACAAGACAAGCAAATGTGATTACTCCATCCATGTTCAGAATGTGCAGGACTGGATGGGGAATTTGGAGTCAAGCATTCAAGATGTTGAAGAGGTGCTTGAATGTTTGTCAAGGTGTCTAGTGAATACCCGAGTTTCCTTTCTCAATATCCTCAACCACTAG
- the LOC115980432 gene encoding uncharacterized protein LOC115980432, producing the protein MVSMLNELEVVTVMVFESLLNLIAGTKLQSKSSGWFVVSKLVHPKKIVCEGKETDANEFDKVDVALQSLISHKTSKSDYSIHIQNVQNWMGKLESSIEDVEEVLEGFSRRLVKTQVSFLNILNH; encoded by the coding sequence ATGGTTAGCATGTTAAACGAGCTAGAAGTTGTTACTGTCATGGTCTTTGAATCACTCTTGAACTTAATAGCTGGAACAAAGttgcaatcaaaatcaagtggCTGGTTTGTGGTTTCCAAATTggtgcacccaaaaaaaatagtatgtgAGGGTAAAGAAACAGATGCAAATGAATTTGACAAGGTAGATGTGGCATTGCAATCTCTCATTAGTCACAAGACTAGCAAATCCGATTACTCCATCCACATTCAGAATGTGCAGAACTGGATGGGGAAGTTGGAGTCAAGCATTGAAGATGTTGAAGAGGTGCTTGAAGGTTTCTCTAGACGTCTTGTCAAGACCCAAGTTTCCTTTCTCAACATCCTTAACCACTAG
- the LOC115980433 gene encoding uncharacterized protein LOC115980433: MTATPVNETCHHHFRSNSFPTRSHPLISEFNDQLSRLSGSETTSSSSTSLFQKLIGLQDLHDCVDNLLLLPCTQGLAKEQHQKWFNELLDGSLRLLDVCEFARDALLQTKGCIHEFQSTLRRRHGNKMELTRENEKYLASRKVVKKATQKALKSMQTKLYS, translated from the coding sequence ATGACTGCCACTCCTGTCAATGAAACCTGCCATCACCATTTTCGATCCAACAGCTTTCCCACTAGATCACACCCACTCATTTCAGAATTCAATGACCAGTTGAGCAGATTGAGTGGTTCTGAAACAACCTCTTCATCATCAACATCTTTATTCCAGAAACTCATTGGCCTTCAAGATTTGCATGACTGTGTTGATAACTTGCTCCTGTTGCCTTGCACACAAGGCTTAGCCAAAGAACAGCATCAGAAATGGTTTAATGAGCTGTTGGATGGATCTCTCAGGCTCTTAGATGTGTGTGAATTTGCAAGGGATGCATTGTTGCAAACGAAGGGATGCATACATGAATTTCAATCAACCTTGCGCAGAAGACATGGCAATAAAATGGAGCTTACAAGGGAGAATGAAAAATACTTGGCCTCTAGGAAGGTGGTAAAAAAGGCAACACAGAAGGCCTTAAAGAGCATGCAAACTAAGTTGTActcttaa